From Bacteroidales bacterium:
TATTTGGGAACAACATCTTCAATAACATCTATTTCACTATTGTAGTGCATTGTGCCACGGTATTGAGTACCCTGGTTGTTTTCCGGCGGGAAATCGTACAACTTACAACCGGATTTTTCCGTTTTCAGAAAAGCTATGAGTTACGCTTTGTTTCAGCGATACTTATTTCTTTGATTCCGGTGGGGCTGGTTGGTTTTTTTCTTGCCGATCAGGTTGAAGCATTGTTTACCGGCAGGTTGATGCTCGTTGGTTTTATGTTGCTGGTTACCGCATTGCTGAATGCATTTGCCCATTATTCTAAAGACCGTGGCAGGGAAATCGGAATAATGGAAGGATTAATTATCGGCGTGGCACAGGCAATAGCTGTTATTCCAGGGATAAGCCGTTCCGGAGCGACTATTGCCACCGGATTGCTTCTGGGAACAAAGCGAACGGAAGTTGCCCGCTTTTCCTTTCTTATGGTGATCATACCGGTACTGGGGGCTATGGCGAAGGATCTGGTTTCAACCAACGGTACGGTATCCGGATCATTGTCTCCCGGTGTTCTGGCTGTTGGATTTTTCGCTGCTTTTATAACAGGATTAGCCGCATGCCGTTTTATGATCAGGGTAGTACAGAAAGCCAGTTTGCTGGGGTTTGCCATCTATTGTGCTTTAGCCGGAACGATCACTATTTTGTTAAGTCTGTAATCAGTGGAAGAAAACGATTTTCAGGAAGGAAGAATTCTGCTAATCCATAAGCCCCTGCGCTGGACATCATTTGATGTGGTGAACAAAATACGGTTTATTCTGAAACACCGGTTTGGATATCCGTCGCTTAAAATAGGCCATGCCGGCACCCTGGATCCTCTTGCGACGGGGCTTTTGATTATCTGTACCGGTAAGAAGACAAAAGAAATTGTTTCCCTGCAGGAATATGACAAAGAATACGAAGCACGGATAGTTTTCGGAAAGACGACGCCGTCCTTTGATCTGGAAACGCAGTTCGACCGGGAGTATCCGGTGGAACACATTACCAGGGAATTGATTGAAGAAAAAATACAGGAATTTCGTGGCCGAATTTTGCAGGAACCGCCGCTTCATTCTGCACGGCATATTGATGGGAAGCGGGCATATGATCTGGCCAGGAAAGGGAAAACACGCTCCCTCAGTCCACACCAGGTTACAATCCATGAAATTCGGCTGCTTGATTTTGTTTTTCCGGAAGCAACCCTCTATGTGAAGTGCAGCAAAGGGACCTATATCCGTTCCCTTGCAAGGGATCTGGGACGGGCCTGCGGGAGCGGGGCATATCTTGGAGGGCTTGTGCGGATTGCCATTGGGCCTTACCGTTTGGAAAATGCAATGACAATTGAAGATTTTGAAAAAAGTATATGTAATTTTGAAACCTTTTAAAATAATCTTCGTATAAACGCCCTGTTGATTGAATGACATATTATGAACATGAAACTATCTCAGTATAAGTACAATCTCCCTTCGGACCTGATTGCGAAGTTTCCGGCTGAAAAGCGCGATGAGTCGAGGTTAATGGTTCTTAACCGGAAGGATCAGACGATAGAACACAGGATTTTCAAGGATATCATTGACTATGTCAATGATAAGGACGTGATGGTATTTAACAATACCAAGGTTTTCCCCGCCAGGTTATATGGGAACAAAGAAAAGACCGGTGCCGAAATTGAGGTATTTCTTCTGAGGGAACTGAATAAGGAACAGCGGTTATGGGATGTTCTTGTTGATCCTGCCCGGAAGATCCGCATAGGGAACAAATTGTATTTTGGTGAAAATGATACCCTGGTAGCTGAAGTCATTGATAACACCACATCACGGGGGCGCACCCTCCGTTTCCTGTACGATGGTGATTACGAAGATTTTAAGCGCACACTTTACAGTCTGGGAGAAACTCCTTTGCCCAAATTCATAAAGCGAGAAGTACTTCCTGAAGACAGGGAACGGTATCAGACCATTTTTGCCAAGCATGAGGGGGCAGTTGCAGCCCCTACGGCAGGTCTTCACTTCAGTCGTGAATTATTGAAGCGATTGGAAATCAAGGGGGTAGAATTTGCTGAAATTACACTTCATGTGGGGTTAGGAAATTTCAGGACTGTTGATGTGGAAGACCTCACCAAACACAAGATGGATTCTGAGCGGTACATCATAACCGAGGAGGCTGTGAAAATCATCAATGCTGCCAAAGAACGGAAAAGCAATATAGTTGCCGTAGGAACAACCGTTGTACGGGCGCTGGAAAGTTCGGTCACCACAACGGGCATGCTGAAGCCGGCTGACGGGTGGACCAACAAGTTTATTTTTCCGCCCTATGATTTCAAGATACCTACCATGATGGTCACCAATTTTCATCTGCCCCTTTCCACGCTCTTGATGCAGGTATCGGCATTTGCAGGATATGATTTTCTTTTCAAGGCATATAAGGTAGCTGTTAAGGAAAAATACAGGTTCGGGACCTATGGTGATGCCATGCTGATTATTTAGTTATATTTACAGGGCAGCCTTCCAATGCCTGTGCAATATGCCTGTAATTAACAGTATTGTCAGATGGTTGAACCTGAAACGGCTTCATCAGATAGATCTTTTCAGGAAATATCCGGATGAGGTTCAGAAAGAAGTTCTTTTTCAGCTTCTGAGAAAGGCTGAAAGTACCGAATGGGGTATTCAGCATGGTTTCAAAAGCATCACCTCTCTGCAACAGTTTCAGGAAAGGAACCCCGTTCAGAAGTATGAGGAAATCAGCCCGCTTATCAAAAGGGTAATGAACGGGGAGCAAAACATTCTCTGGCCTTCTGACGTTAAATGGTTTGCCAAATCATCCGGTACTACGGAAGATAAAAGTAAGTTTATTCCTGTAACTTCTGAATCGCTTGAAGAATGCCATTACAGGGGAGGCAAGGATGTTCTCGCCTTTTATTTTTATAATTATCCTGACACTTCTGTTTTAACCGGAAAAAGTCTGACTCTTGGCGGAAGCCATCAGATTAATCCGGTCGGCAAAAATTCCTATTATGGGGATTTATCGGCCATATTGATTGATAATCTTCCTTTCTGGGCCGATCTGATCAAAACCCCACCTCAGGAAATTGCCCTTCTGGAGAAATGGGAAGAAAAGCTTGAAAAACTCAGCAGTGTAACTGTGTCGGAAAATGTTACCAGCATTGCCGGAGTTCCGTCCTGGATGCTGGTTCTTTTACGATATATTCTGGAAAAGACGGGAAAGAAAACGATTCCCGAGGTCTGGCCCAATCTGGAGCTTTTCATTCATGGCGGGGTGAGCTTCAGGCCATACAGGGATCAGTACCTTCAGCTTATTCCTTCGGAGAAGATGCATTATATGGAGGCATACAATGCCTCGGAGGGTTTTTTTGCCATTCAGGATGATCCGCTGAGGGATGACATGTTGCTGATGCTTGATTACGGAATTTTTTATGAGTTCATTCCCCTGGACCAGCTGAACAGTGGGAATTGGAAGGCTTGTTCTATCGGGGAAGTGGAAACAGGAAAAAATTATGCCCTGGTAATTACAACCAGCGGGGGGTTATGGCGCTACCTGATAGGAGATACGGTGCAGTTCACTTCCTTGTATCCGCACA
This genomic window contains:
- a CDS encoding undecaprenyl-diphosphate phosphatase; the protein is MEYLESVLLGILQGLTEFLPVSSSGHLEIGKALFGNNIFNNIYFTIVVHCATVLSTLVVFRREIVQLTTGFFRFQKSYELRFVSAILISLIPVGLVGFFLADQVEALFTGRLMLVGFMLLVTALLNAFAHYSKDRGREIGIMEGLIIGVAQAIAVIPGISRSGATIATGLLLGTKRTEVARFSFLMVIIPVLGAMAKDLVSTNGTVSGSLSPGVLAVGFFAAFITGLAACRFMIRVVQKASLLGFAIYCALAGTITILLSL
- the truB gene encoding tRNA pseudouridine(55) synthase TruB; this encodes MEENDFQEGRILLIHKPLRWTSFDVVNKIRFILKHRFGYPSLKIGHAGTLDPLATGLLIICTGKKTKEIVSLQEYDKEYEARIVFGKTTPSFDLETQFDREYPVEHITRELIEEKIQEFRGRILQEPPLHSARHIDGKRAYDLARKGKTRSLSPHQVTIHEIRLLDFVFPEATLYVKCSKGTYIRSLARDLGRACGSGAYLGGLVRIAIGPYRLENAMTIEDFEKSICNFETF
- the queA gene encoding tRNA preQ1(34) S-adenosylmethionine ribosyltransferase-isomerase QueA; amino-acid sequence: MKLSQYKYNLPSDLIAKFPAEKRDESRLMVLNRKDQTIEHRIFKDIIDYVNDKDVMVFNNTKVFPARLYGNKEKTGAEIEVFLLRELNKEQRLWDVLVDPARKIRIGNKLYFGENDTLVAEVIDNTTSRGRTLRFLYDGDYEDFKRTLYSLGETPLPKFIKREVLPEDRERYQTIFAKHEGAVAAPTAGLHFSRELLKRLEIKGVEFAEITLHVGLGNFRTVDVEDLTKHKMDSERYIITEEAVKIINAAKERKSNIVAVGTTVVRALESSVTTTGMLKPADGWTNKFIFPPYDFKIPTMMVTNFHLPLSTLLMQVSAFAGYDFLFKAYKVAVKEKYRFGTYGDAMLII
- a CDS encoding GH3 auxin-responsive promoter family protein gives rise to the protein MPVINSIVRWLNLKRLHQIDLFRKYPDEVQKEVLFQLLRKAESTEWGIQHGFKSITSLQQFQERNPVQKYEEISPLIKRVMNGEQNILWPSDVKWFAKSSGTTEDKSKFIPVTSESLEECHYRGGKDVLAFYFYNYPDTSVLTGKSLTLGGSHQINPVGKNSYYGDLSAILIDNLPFWADLIKTPPQEIALLEKWEEKLEKLSSVTVSENVTSIAGVPSWMLVLLRYILEKTGKKTIPEVWPNLELFIHGGVSFRPYRDQYLQLIPSEKMHYMEAYNASEGFFAIQDDPLRDDMLLMLDYGIFYEFIPLDQLNSGNWKACSIGEVETGKNYALVITTSGGLWRYLIGDTVQFTSLYPHKIKITGRTKLYLNVFGEEVILENAEKALEVACRETGAVFTEFTAGPVYMEGNKRGRHEWLIEFENPPADGELFVRVLDKTLQAVNSDYEAKRYHDITLEPPIIRHVAKGTFYEWMKQKG